Proteins encoded in a region of the Zea mays cultivar B73 chromosome 2, Zm-B73-REFERENCE-NAM-5.0, whole genome shotgun sequence genome:
- the LOC103625699 gene encoding replication protein A 70 kDa DNA-binding subunit B — MAEVLIGSLMIGNCSDRLCVRVSRMWEFYDPQDESNLLHADMVLIDEEGGSAHAQIYPPLAAVFKPMIKEGNVYNVSYVQIKKANRMYKPVDNDIMIGFTKWTTIEELIEVPPAFPEIGYSLTPFDQLTTLVDIREYFIDVIGAVTMISDVATIRTKMRQTQTAKRSVTIQNESCTPLEVVMWGGQATSFPADQISIAGQDSLQIIIFVGTLARSYAGTTSLTGGSSCKWYVNPQVPEATSLAASLQHKRSPIMSAAGSTQRVPRISTAEHKKVSEIKHLHPFKHEKVEWLVTVTVLKIDQLWWYESCRKCLKKTKPHGDAYKCSDSGCGHVGPPNPRYRLLITAGDETGETDFILFGHMAQRIVKKPLDILIADNPAGFIPDEITKLMEKVYTFNVSFTDSTIALGNVCFQVNTVVAEIGDGGQVPISPSGSQPSSISSAWAASKSTSADSVPTGGTSSQTPQSTKNYSKDKRARSPTPLSKGGSSVTRQVARKILGGSPDKTGDGHDLASGIADSR, encoded by the exons ATGGCAGAGGTTCTGATTGGTAGCCTTATGATTGGGAATTGCAGTGACCGGTTGTGTGTCCGTGTCTCCCGTATGTGGGAATTTTATGATCCTCAGGATGAGTCCAATCTCCTCCACGCTGATATGGTCCTCATCGATGAGGAG GGTGGCAGTGCTCATGCTCAAATATACCCTCCACTCGCTGCCGTTTTCAAGCCCATGATAAAGGAGGGCAATGTCTACAACGTCTCCTATGTTCAGATCAAGAAAGCAAATAGGATGTACAAGCCTGTTGACAATGATATCATGATCGGTTTCACAAAATGGACGACAATTGAGGAGCTTATTGAAGTGCCACCGGCTTTTCCAGAGATTGGTTACTCCCTCACTCCCTTTGACCAGCTTACAACCCTTGTGGACATTAGGGAGTATTTCATAG ATGTCATTGGCGCGGTCACCATGATCTCGGATGTCGCAACCATTCGTACAAAGATGCGCCAGACTCAAACAGCAAAGAGATCCGTCACTATACAAAATGAGAG CTGTACTCCCCTTGAGGTTGTGATGTGGGGTGGGCAGGCAACCTCCTTCCCGGCTGATCAGATTAGTATTGCCGGCCAGGACTCACTCCAGATTATTATCTTTGTTGGTACTCTTGCTAGATCCTATGCTG GTACCACTTCACTGACAGGTGGATCGTCTTGCAAATGGTACGTGAATCCGCAGGTTCCAGAGGCAACAAGCCTTGCAGCCAG CTTGCAGCATAAAAGGAGCCCAATTATGTCTGCTGCTGGTTCGACGCAGCGTGTGCCGAGGATTTCTACCGCTGAGCATAAGAAAGTATCTGAAATCAAACACCTGCATCCATTCAAGCATGAG AAAGTTGAGTGGTTGGTAACAGTTACCGTTCTTAAGATTGATCAACTATGGTGGTACGAGTCCTGTAGAAAGTGCCTCAAGAAAACAAAGCCTCATGGTGATGCCTATAAATGCTCGGACTCTGGTTGTGGCCATGTTGGTCCGCCTAATCCAAG GTACAGGTTGCTCATCACAGCAGGCGATGAGACAGGCGAGACTGATTTCATACTATTTGGACATATGGCACAGCGCATTGTTAAGAAACCACTTGACATCTTGATCGCGGATAATCCAGCCGGATTTATTCCTGATGAAATAACTAAGCTGATGGAAAAGGTGTACACATTCAACGTAAGCTTCACAGACAGCACCATTGCTTTAGGCAATGTGTGTTTCCAGGTTAACACGGTTGTCGCCGAGATTGGTGATGGAGGTCAGGTTCCAATTTCACCCAGTGGATCCCAACCTTCATCAATTTCGTCTGCGTGGGCTGCATCCAAGTCTACATCAGCAGACTCTGTCCCAACTGGAGGTACCTCTTCTCAGACACCACAGAGCACCAAAAACTACAGCAAGGATAAG CGTGCAAGATCGCCAACGCCACTATCAAAAGGTGGGTCCTCAGTTACCAGGCAGGTTGCGAGGAAGATATTGGGAGGCTCACCTGATAAAACTGGTGATGGCCATGACTTGGCTTCCGGAATTGCTGATTCTAG ATGA
- the LOC103645834 gene encoding uncharacterized protein, protein MPPLPYFSLYPHASTRCPVICNKVWHPASRSDDTRSCSSLCLPLHWLVRILDRKERIRRPASDSTALRGLLRVPGVLVVMGDRIRWGPRRALLLYPRTIPPHAVDSALVRRGGPDAGGVGRGCWKPGTWNDPIRLGSLGSWTRIGWKNTTLLWSCVEEYCGAAPAPTRLQLLRLRLRRHGCLTAAASSTSPKSVCHRTCRRCALPSSREMRDGCGQRSRHTCRTASSPMLAA, encoded by the exons ATGCCTCCACTTCCATACTTCTCATTGTACCCACACGCCAGCACGCGATGTCCCGTCATCTGCAACAAG GTATGGCATCCTGCTTCGCGTTCGGATGATACCCGCTCATGTTCCTCGCTTTGCCTTCCTCTGCACTGGCTAG TAAGAATACTGGACCGGAAGGAAAGGATACGCCGACCCGCATCGGATTCCACTGCGTTGCGTGGCCTGTTACGCGTGCCAGGTGTACTGGTCGTGATGGGCGACCGAATACGGTGGGGTCCCCGGCGCGCGCTGCTCCTGTACCCACGCACGATCCCACCGCACGCCGTGGACTCGGCCTTGGTGCGCCGCGGTGGGCCGGACGCGGGAGGTGTGGGTCGGGGCTGCTGGAAGCCTGGAACCTGGAATGATCCCATCCGCCTCGGATCCCTGGGCAGCTGGACCCGCATCGGGTGGAAGAATACTACTCTGCTTTGGTCTTGTGTGGAAGAATACTGCGGCGCGGCGCCTGCTCCAACGCGGTTGCAACTCCTCCGCCTGCGTCTTCGTCGTCATGGGTGCCTCACAGCCGCGGCCAG TTCGACTTCCCCCAAATCCGTTTGCCACCGTACGTGCCGTCGGTGTGCTTTGCCCTCATCTCGTGAGATGCGAGACGGGTGCGGACAGCGCTCTCGCCATACCTGTCGTACCGCCAGTTCGCCCATGCTAGCCGCGTAG
- the LOC103645835 gene encoding peroxidase 2, whose translation MASRQTFACYTMALLFAAAAVSAQLSTDFYDDTCPDALDIIESAVRAAVSKESRMGASLLRLHFHDCFVNGCDGSVLLDDALGFTGEKTAQPNKNSLRGFDVVDDIKAQLEDACNQTVSCADILAVAARDSVVALGGPTWDVELGRRDGTTANLDDANNDLPAPTLDLGDLIKAFSKKGLSASDMIALSGGHTIGQARCVNFRGRLYNETASLDASLASSLKPRCPGAAGSGDDNTSPLDPATSYVFDNFYYRNLLRNKGLLHSDQQLFSGGGSADAQTTAYASDMAGFFDDFRDAMVKMGAIGVVTGSGGHVRVNCRKTN comes from the exons ATGGCGTCCAGGCAGACCTTCGCCTGCTACACCATGGCCCTGCTGTTCGCTGCGGCTGCTGTCTCGGCGCAGCTCTCCACCGACTTCTACGACGACACATGCCCCGACGCGCTCGACATCATCGAGTCCGCAGTGAGAGCTGCCGTCTCCAAGGAGTCCCGCATGGGGGCCTCCCTCCTCCGCCTCCATTTCCACGACTGCTTTGTCAAT GGCTGTGACGGGTCAGTGCTGCTCGACGACGCACTGGGCTTTACCGGCGAGAAGACGGCGCAGCCGAACAAGAACTCTCTCCGCGGGTTCGACGTGGTTGACGACATCAAGGCGCAGCTCGAGGACGCATGCAACCAGACAGTCTCCTGCGCCGACATCCTCGCAGTCGCCGCCCGCGACTCCGTCGTCGCC CTCGGCGGTCCTACGTGGGACGTGGAGCTCGGCCGGCGGGACGGGACGACGGCGAACCTGGACGACGCGAACAACGACCTCCCAGCGCCGACCCTGGACCTCGGTGACCTCATCAAGGCCTTCTCCAAGAAGGGGCTGAGCGCGAGCGACATGATCGCGCTGTCGGGCGGACACACGATCGGGCAGGCGCGGTGCGTCAACTTCCGCGGCCGCCTCTACAACGAGACCGCCAGCCTGGACGCGTCGCTGGCGTCGTCGCTGAAGCCGCGGTGCCCGGGCGCGGCCGGCAGCGGCGACGACAACACGTCGCCGCTGGACCCGGCCACGTCCTACGTCTTCGACAACTTCTACTACAGGAACCTGCTGCGGAACAAGGGCCTGCTCCACTCGGACCAGCAGCTCTTCAGCGGCGGCGGCTCCGCGGACGCGCAGACCACCGCCTACGCGTCCGACATGGCTGGCTTCTTCGACGACTTCCGCGACGCCATGGTGAAGATGGGCGCCATCGGCGTGGTCACTGGGTCCGGGGGGCATGTTAGAGTGAACTGCCGGAAGACGAACTAA